In the Planctomycetaceae bacterium genome, CGGCCAACCATTGAAGTCTACCGAAATCCCGCGGAAACGCTGAAAGCTCGCCAAAATGTGGCTACTGTAGTTCAAGTGTCGTGGACAATTCCCAAACTGGATTCGTCACTCGCTGTCTGGGCGAATTGAACCCAACACCTAAACCGCACTGTCATGGGGCAACTTGCTCGATATCTTCAGGACCAGTTCATGGCACGAACACCTCGCGGTTGGTCGTGTGAGGTGGAGGCGCGGGTTTTGGATGAGCGGTTTGAAAAGTTGCTGGGGTATGCGCCGCAGGCGGATGTGTTGCTGGCGTCGAATGACGGGTTCCATCGATTGTGGATTGAGTTTGAAGTCAGTCGCGCTGATCCCGTGGCGAATCATGCGAAGTTCGCGACGGCTCATTTGTTTCAGCCGCAGAGATCGACCGACACGTTTGTGTCGATGATGAGTTCTCATGTGGCTCGCGGACGGCGAAATCTGGCAGCGAACACGGTGCTGCTGATGCGGCGAATCGGCATGAAAGCTTTCCAGACCGTGCTGCTGCCGACAATTGAACCAGAATACATCAAACGACTGAACTCGCCGGGCAGCGATCGGGAGGCCTTGCAGTCACTTGACGTGAACGCAGAAATCGATCGAGCTCTGTCAGTGGCGCGACCTTGCTTTGATTCGGACCGGCATCAAATTCACTTTGTCGGCGAACCGCTGGACGTGGCCTGCAATGTGGCGACATGGAATCGCGAGATGCAGACAGAGTCCGGCCGCAAGCTGTGGGGACGTCGCCGAGTACGCTATTTCGTGTTTGATCCATCCACCAGTGAGTTTGCTCCGTCGAAGTTCTGTGCGTTTCTCAACGCGAAGCTCGGGGCGAACTCAGATCCGGAAGCCATCACGTTACCCATGACGATGGAGCTGTACGTATCGCTGGATGAATCCGAATCTCGCTTTGATGGCAACAGGGCAGCGGCATCTCACAAAAAAACTGGGCATGGTGGCGATGAATCTCGATGAGACTTCGGCAGATGAAACTCTGATGATCGGCGAGGAACGACGTTTGTCCGTTTTGTTTCGTAATTGGCACTCAAAACATCAGGATGCTATCCAACTGGATCGATTCGGCCCGATCATTCTTCGGCCACCTGTTTGGTTTAGGTAATTCATTCGATTACCTCAGGACGCATGCGACAAGATGGCCATCGGAGCCGAACTCGCCTGGAGCCTGAAGAACCACGACATTCCGGAAATGGCTGACAGAACTTCGTGATATGAACCCCAGTGGCGATGCTCCGCATAAACCGTTGTTGCTGACGGTGCTGAAGGCGGCGGAGCGGGATGGAGAGTTGCCGGAGGTGTTGGTGCGATCACTGAAATGGTTGTTTCAGTTCAAGTTGTTGGAGCAAGGGGTGGATAATCGGTAGAGCCAGAGGCAGAAGCCGAGTAGTAGGATACAATTCCGCATTCTCAGCAACCAACCCGTCGTTTATGCCATTGTCTGACCGCAAGTAAATTCACCAGATGTATTCAGCTTAATGGTCATTCTCCGGCAGCGTGGCGGATGATTCAGGCTCATCCACGGCTCTGAGCAAAGCCGTGGCCCGATCGTGTTTTAATTCAGCAGCCTTTCTGAGCCACATGATTGCCATTGGTGTGTTTTGAGGAACATTGACCCCATCCAGGAATCGAACGCCCAGTCGAAAGCACAGCTCCGCATCGGAATTTGGTCTCGTCCGACGGCCGGACTGCTGCAGCCTGAACAGACTTTCCACAAGATTTCTCCATTCAGGATGATCTGTGTTTTCTTTTCGCCACAGACGGAGATCGGCAAACTCGATATCGGAGAATTCAAGCGGCACATCACAGGTTTCTCGAAGCACCGGACAAAGCAGGCCAAGACGGAGGCCATAGCGAGCTTCAATCCGAACCCAGCGTGATTGCACAGAGGCAGCAGTCCAGATCGGAAGTACCGCAAACGAGTCATTGATGGCGATTTCGAGCTCCTGATCCCAGCACTCCCCCGCCTGAATCTTCAGATCCACAA is a window encoding:
- a CDS encoding TIR domain-containing protein, encoding MGMHVFISYQRTDQRHAEELTTALQAHGIPVFVDLKIQAGECWDQELEIAINDSFAVLPIWTAASVQSRWVRIEARYGLRLGLLCPVLRETCDVPLEFSDIEFADLRLWRKENTDHPEWRNLVESLFRLQQSGRRTRPNSDAELCFRLGVRFLDGVNVPQNTPMAIMWLRKAAELKHDRATALLRAVDEPESSATLPENDH